A portion of the Granulosicoccus antarcticus IMCC3135 genome contains these proteins:
- a CDS encoding TVP38/TMEM64 family protein — MGNSDVATATVATQPSVLWSILRGVGKLLFLVLILWFLHEMMPASDTLMAAWQRWLAGDPTSTLLLFIGGGILFVALGLPRQTLALLGGYVYGTLSGCLLALLVTLAGSVLTYAVARRLGRPLLQRRFPAQIAKFDDWTADHVFAKTLALRLFPVGSNLATNIAAGVSHAPPRPFFLASLLGFVPQTAVFALSGTAVGDSSLFHMLMAIALLIVSIVTGGYVVNVWRHRNS; from the coding sequence ATGGGCAATTCTGATGTGGCTACTGCTACCGTTGCTACGCAGCCATCCGTTCTCTGGAGCATTCTGCGTGGCGTCGGCAAGCTGCTGTTTCTGGTTCTGATTCTCTGGTTTCTGCATGAGATGATGCCGGCTTCAGACACTCTGATGGCGGCTTGGCAGCGGTGGCTTGCCGGAGATCCAACCTCGACTCTGTTGCTGTTCATTGGTGGTGGCATTCTTTTCGTGGCCTTGGGCTTGCCTCGGCAGACGCTTGCCTTATTAGGTGGCTATGTCTACGGAACACTGTCCGGATGCTTATTGGCTCTGCTGGTCACTCTGGCTGGCAGTGTGCTGACCTATGCGGTGGCCAGAAGACTTGGGCGTCCTCTGTTGCAGCGGCGCTTTCCTGCACAAATTGCCAAATTTGATGACTGGACTGCGGATCATGTCTTCGCCAAAACACTCGCACTTCGACTTTTTCCCGTCGGTAGCAATCTGGCAACCAATATTGCCGCTGGTGTCAGTCATGCTCCACCCAGGCCTTTTTTCCTGGCGTCGCTGCTAGGTTTTGTACCGCAAACTGCGGTATTTGCCTTGAGTGGCACAGCCGTTGGGGATTCCAGTCTGTTTCACATGCTGATGGCTATTGCTCTTCTGATCGTATCCATTGTCACGGGTGGATACGTTGTTAACGTCTGGCGGCATCGTAATTCAT